The Synechococcus sp. CC9605 sequence AATGCCTTGCTACCCTTATCCCAAGCAGTAGCAGCACCGAAGGCCCAGTCAGCCTTGGCTTTCAGCTTGGTGGTGGTGGAGAACTGGGTTGCTTCCAGTTCGCCGACGCGGGCCTCGAGGCCGTCAACGCGACCCTTGAGGATGGCCAGCTCGGTTTCGAATTCCTTGAGCAGGCGACGCAGCTCGTCGGTCACTTCAGTGATCCGGTCGAGGCAGGCGTTCAGCAGGGCAGCCGCTTCGTAGCGGGTCATCGCCCGGTTGCCACGGAAAGTGCCGTTGGGGTAGCCGGCGACGCAGCCGTAGGTCTCCACCAGGTTGGCCAGAGCCTGATAGGCCCAGTCGGTGGGGTAAACGTCAGAGAATTGGGTGACGCTGGTGACCTGATCAGCGGAAGCCGCGTAATCAGAAACGCCGTTGATGTTCAGCTCGGCGGCATTGGCGCCGGTGGCCAGAAGGCCAAGGGCGGCGGGAGCCACCAGCAGTTGCTGGAAAAGCTTCATTGAATTCCTCACACAGGAAATAGGCGCAACTACGCCATCTCCAGATTTTGAAGGCTGCTCACTGGCCTACCAACGCCGCTTGTGCCGGTCCCTACATCGACATGTATCAGTGGATACCGCCTCGAGCCGACGAACGATCCTCGAACAAACGATGCCCCCGCCCGGAGATCCGGACGGGGGCTCTCGCCGGGTCCGCTTTTGCCGCGGAACCGGATGATCAGTCAGAAGGCGCCGTTCAGCCGGCGTTCTCCGCGATCAGCAGACCCTGGGTCAAACAACTGGAAATCATGGACACCTCCTCCTGAAGGATTGTGAATGCCGGCAACGCCTTCGGAACTGTGACCACCCCCCGAAGGAAGCGTTCACCTCTCCACGCCACTGCATCCTTAACACCCGGACCATACTCAGTTTTTGACGTAATGAGGGGCATCCATGCGCTCCGGCTCAGCTCCTGAACCAGCCCCCTGGGTCGCATGGGCAGGGCTGGGCTTGGCCGCTGCTGTGCTGGCCCTGGTCGGCCTCGACGGTCTCCCCCTGCGGGACTTCGATGAAGCCACCGTGGCCCGGGTGGCCCTCGAACTGCGCCACGGGCTCGGGGAAGCCCCGTTGCTGCCCACCCTCTGGGATAAGCCCTACCTCAACAAGGCGCCAGGTCTGCACAGCCTGATCGCCCTCGTGATCAGAGCAACAACGCAGTCCGATCAGCTCCCCTCGGAGTGGAGCATCCGCCTGGCACCGGCCATGCTTTCGTGCCTGGTGGTGCCGCTTGGTGGCTGGCTCCAATGGCTGCTGCGACCAGGGGATCGCTCCAGTGCCCTCTCCACCAGCGTAATCCTGCTGACGCTGTTGCCGGTGGCCCGGCACGGACGTCTGGCCATGTTGGATGGCACCCAGCTGACGGCCACGGCTCTGCTTTGGCTGGCCCTGCTGCAGCTGAACCGCAGCCGCTGCAGCTCACTCTGGGGAGCCGTCGCCGGCCTGATGGCCAGCGCCATGCTGCTGCTTAAAGCCCCACTGCTGGTGCCCGCGGCGGTGGCCGCCGGTTTGGCGCTGGCATGGGGCCGGGAATGGAGAAGCTGGAACAACCGCCCTGCAGCCTGGCTCGGGATGATGCTGGGCCTAGCACCGGGAGTCGGCTGGCATCTCTGGCATGCCCACATCCGGGGGAGCGAAGCGCTCTGGCTCTGGGGCGGAGATGGCGCCGGGCGGGTGCTTCTGGATGCTGGCGAAGGCAGTGATCTGGGATGGCGGGTCCCGCTAATCGAAGTACTGGAGGGGGGCTGGCCCTGGCTGCCGCTGCTGCCCTTCGCACTTGTCTGGGCCTGGCGACGGCGTCAGAGCCGCTGGGCCCGATGGTCCTTGGCCAGCCTGCTCACCCTGGCCGGGGCCATTCTTCCGCTGCGCACCCAGCTCCCCTGGTACAGCCATCCGCTCTGGCTGCCCATCGCTCTTCTCTGCGCTCCGCTGCTGGCCTGGCTGGTGGAGCGACCCTTGTCTTCAACGCGTGCACCGGAAAGCCCCAATCCCCCTTGGCGCTGGTTGCTGATGCAGCTTCCTTCGTTCTGGTGCGGGCTCGGACTGCTGCTCCTGCTGCTGGGGCTGGGCAGCTTCAGCAGCATCGGCGCAAGCCTTGTGCCCTATCGCGGCCTGGCGGCCGTGCTGGGCCTCGGCTGGTGTAGCGGCGGATGGTGGCTGCGCTCTGCAGCACCACAGCGACGACGCCTTGGGGTGATCAGCCTCAGCTGCGGCAATCTGGCAGCGCTGGCCCTGCTGTTTCACTCCCCCCTCTGGTTGTGGGAGCTCAACGAAACCTGGCACGTGCAACCGGTGGCAGCCCTGGCCAGAGCCAATACTGGAAGCGAGATCAAGCTGAAGGGTTACGACGAGCGTCCCAGTCTCAACTGGTACGCCGAACAACGCATTGAGCGTTTCAAAGGTGGCCCAGGCCGCCGTCTCAGCGACAAACCGCAGAAGGGCTGCATCACCGAAGGCCAAGCGGGGCGATGGACCCTGGCCAACTGTCGGTAGCCTGAGCCCGACTGGAGCGCACTGTGTCGTCCACCGCGGAACGTGAAGGACCGACAAGCCACAGTGGCCTGTCCATCGTGCTGCCCACATTCAATGAAGGTGGTTCCATCCGCCAGGTGATCGAATCCCTGCTGCACCTGGGGACGGATCATCCGCTCGAAATCCTGATCGTCGATGACGATTCCCGCGATGGCACCCCCGATCTGGTTCGCGCCCTGGCCCGCCAGGACCCCAGGATCCGGATCATCCAACGCGTGGGACGCTCCGGACTGGCCAGCGCCATCAAAGAAGGCCTGATCGCAGCCCTCTATCCCATCGCCGTGGTGATGGATAGCGACGGTCAGCACGAACCAGCCTCCGTTGGCGAGGCCGTGCAGCTCCTGGATCAAGAAGGACTGGACCTTGTGGCCGGGAGCCGCTTCCTCGATCACTCCGAAATCCGAGGCCTCAGCGATCGACGTACCGATGGCTCCACCCTCGCTAACCGTCTGGCCCGTTGGAGCCTGCCCAGGTCCTACCGGCACCTGAGCGATTGCATGAGCGGCTTCATCGTGCTGCGCCTCGACCGCTGCCTGCCGCTGGTGCGTCAGGTGGACGTGAACGGTTTCAAATTCTTTTACGAACTCCTGGCCATCAGCCGCGGCCGCCTGCAGGTGGGAGAAATTCCACTGCGCTTTCAGCCGCGGCTGCATGGCAGTTCCAAGCTCGATCTCGCTGTTCTCTGGGACTTCGTCGTTTCCCTGATTCACACCGCAACCCTGCGACTGCTGCCGCGTCGGGCCATTAGCTTCGGGCTTGTGGGCGCCTCCGGCGTGGTGGTGCAGTTGCTGTCAACAGCACTGCTGATGGGACTGTTCAACCTGGCGTTTCAACAGGCGCTTCCGGTGGCGGTGATCACCGCCGCAAGCTCGAACTATCTGGTGAACAACGCCCTCACCTTCCGCGACCGACGCCAGAGCGGACGGCAATTGATCCGGGGGTTGCTGAAATTCCTGCTGGTGGCCTCCCTGCCGGCACTTGCCAACGTTGGCCTCGCCACCAGCTTCTACACCCTGATCCAGGCCCATGCGCTCTGGGCCCAACTGGCGGGCATTGTTGTCGTCTACGTCTGGAACTATGCGGCCTCATCCCGCTTTGTCTGGAACAGCCCCTAGGCGGGCCTGGCTGCCCATCGCCATGGGAAGCCTGCTGCGGCTGGTGCAGATCTGGATGCCGGTGCTGGGTGTTCACAGCTGGCGGCAGGCCGATACCGCTGCCATGGCAAGGCATTTCAGCCTGGCGGGCACACCGATCTGGCTGCCGCAGGTCGACTGGGGAGGTGCGAGTGCCGGTTTTGTGGAATCGGAATTTCCCCTCTACCCCTTTCTGGTGAGCCGCCTCTACGGCCTGGTCGGCCTGCACGAGTGGCTGGGCCGCGGTTTGTCGGTGTTCTGCAGCGCCTTGACCATCTGGCTGGTGATGCGCCTGGGGCGGCGTTGGTTCAATCCCGAAGCTGGTTGGTGGGCGGGCCTGGCCTTTGCCATCGCACCGTTGGGGGTGTATTTCGGGCGCGCCTTTCAGGCCGAAGCCCTGTTGCTGATTTGTGCCGCAGGGGCCCTGGAGAGCCTGAGCCTCTGGCGTGAGCGACGCTTGCCCTGGGCCCTGGCCCTGAGCTGGGTGTGCTTCACCAGTGCTGGCCTGATCAAGGTGATTCCACTGCTCTGGTTGGGGCTGCCCCTGCTAGTGGTGCAGCTCAGCTCCAACCCTCAAGGCCAGGCCCCACCCCAGCAGACCCTGCCGAGCCTCGTGCTTCGTCTGCTGGGGCGTCCGGGCTTCTGGCTGTACATCGGCACCAGCCTGATGGCGATCGCCGGCTGGTACTGGCATGCCCATCAACTGGGACAGGCCAGTGGACTGAGCTTCGGGTTTTGGGGATCGGGAGCCGATCGCAGCAGCATCAGTCTCCTGCTGGACCTCAACGGCTGGATCAACCTGCTGGTGCGATTAAGCCTGCGTCTCCTGGCACTGGTGGGGGTGCCGTTTCTGCTGATCGGCCTCAGGGCGAGCTGGCGCAGCGGTGGCGGGCAGATCGCGATCAGCGGCTTGGTGGGGGTGCTGCTCTGCACGATCGCCACCATGCGCTCGAGCACGATTCACGAGTACTACCAGCTGCCGCTGTTGCTGTTCAGTTCCCCCTTGATCGGCTTGGGCTGGCAGACCTGGCACCAGCGGCGGCCCCGCTGGCAGCCTCGGCTGTTGATCGGCCTTGCCCTGGTGGTAAGCCTCACGGTGCTCTCCCTGGATTACTGGGCGGTGGAGCATCGCCAGCGAGACGCATGGATGCCATTGGCCCTCACCATCCGCAGGGATCTGCCCAGCGAGGCTCGGATTGTGAGTGTCACCAGCACCGACCCAACCCTGCTCAACCTGGCCCGCCGTCAGGGCTGGCTGATCTCCAGCAAACAACTGACGCCGGAGCGACTGCAGCGCTGGAAACGGTCTGGAGCCAGCCATCTGGCTGGCAGCTTCCTATGGGACAAGACCTACCGGCCGATGCCGAAGCGGCGGCAACAGCGTCTGCGGGAGATGGTGGAGGCAAGCCCCCGCGCCTGGGTGGACGCTGGCAGCCAGACCTATCTGATTCCGATCGATGACCTCCAGCCCGAGCGCTGACTCCAGGCCATCGCAGCCGCGGAGCTTTCCCCCGCAGCTGCTGGCGCTGTGCGCAGGGCTGGGCCTGCTGCTCTGGGGCGTTGCGGCGACACGCCATGGCCTGCTCCAGAGCAATGCCTACGACCTGGGGCTGTTCGATCAATGGGCCTGGCTGATCGGATCGGGAGCGGCACCGATCTCCTCAATGGAACAGGTGCATGTGCTGGCCGACCATGGGGCCTGGATGCTTTATCTGGCCGGTGCGGCCTATCGGATCCTGCCCAGCGTGCATTGGCTCCTTGCCAGCCAGGCCCTGGCCCTTAGTTGCACCGCACTACCGGTTTGGTGGCTGGCGGAGCAGTCGGGACTGACCCGACGACGATGCTGGCTGGTCTGCGCGCTGTGGTGGCTGCAGCCAGTGGTGTTCAACGCCGCACTGTTTGATTTCCACCCCGAAACCTGGGTCATGCCGGCCTTCGCCCTGGCGCTCTGGGCCGAGCGTGAAGGCCGCCCCCGGCTCTGGTTTGGCTTGCTGCTGCTGATGCTGGGCTGCCGCGATGGCCTTGTGCTGATCACAGCAGGCATGGCCATCGATCTTGCGTGCCGGCGACGTTGGCGGTGGAGCCTGGCGGCGGGAGGCCTCAGCATCGGCTGGCTGCTCCTGCTCAGCCGTTGGCTGTACCCGCTGCTCCGGGATGGCGACGGCCCCAAGGCTGCAGCGCGGATGTTCAGCCACTTGAGCGGCGGGCCGATCAGCGTTCTCAGTGGCCTGGATTGGAGCGGCGGTGCTGAGTATCTGCTTCTGCTTTGTCTGCCCTGCATCGCCCTGTGGCGGCGGGCCTCCCTCAGCACGTTGCTGATCGGACTGCCGTTGGTGCTGGTGAATCTGCTCTCGGCATCCGCCAGCTACCGCACCCTGGTGCATCACTACAGCCTGCCCCTGGCGGTGGTGGCCGTTGTGACCTGCATCGATGGCCTGCGGCGGCAGCCCCAACCCCAGCGGGGCTTTCCCTGGATGCTGTGCTGGGCCATGGCCTGTTGGCTGGCGCTGGCCAAGCCCTGGTTCTTCTCCGGGCCCTACCTGACTCGAATACCCCAACTCAAAGCCGTCGAGGAGGCCCAGGCTCTGATCCAACCGCAGGATGCCGTGCTCACAACCAGCTATCTGGTGCCGCAACTGAGCCAGCGAACCACGGTTGGTTTCCCCAAGAACAAGCAGAGCACGCTCGTCGATGCTGGCCCCTGGAACGTGCTGCTGATTAATCCCACTGACCCCGGCTGGGGATCAAGCGGCAAGGTGCAGAAACGATTGCTCACTCAAGCCAAGGACAGGAGTTGGAGCTGCCGGAGCTGGCCAACGGGCCTGGAACTATGTCGGGCACCTGTCGCCTCAGAACAACAGCCCCGCCCTGGCAATGCAGCAAGCGGTAGTCGCTCGATGCCCTGAGTTTCCGCAGTTCCCGCTGAATGCGCTGCTGTTTGTTGCGCGACCCCTTAAACACTGGAGCCAATGGCGTGTGGTAACTAGGCAGGGCCACCACCCAATCCACGGGTTGGATACGTCCGTCGCGATCGCGGTACTCAACATGCCGAGGGAAACGAATCGCTGCCTGCCGTTGGGCCAACAACGGCAGCAAAGGCGTATCGGCGGCGACGCTGGCATCCGCTGGTATCAGCGCCACAGCCTGTAAAGCGGCCTGGCGGCGGTTCAGCATTTGCTGAGGAGACACGTAAGCCCACGGGGAAAAGCTGTCGGGGATGACGGCCGAGAAGGTGCGGTGAGGGTTCCCCGCCAGCGTGAGCACAAGACCAAGCGACAGGGCCGCGGTCCAACAGCGTCGCAGCCAGGGCTTCGACCAGGCCTCCGGGTGACGTTGCCACCAGAGCACAGCACCGAGATAAAGGCCGGGCACCAGAGCCAGCACGTAGCGCAGGGTCACCGACAAGGCCGATTGCCCCTTGGAGAGCAAAGCAATCAACAGCGGAGCCAGCATCAGCAGAGCGGCATCCACCGAAAGCAGGGGCACCAGCACCAGCGGCAAACACAAAGCCAGCACAAAGCCGAGGGTTGCCCCCGGCGGCGACACCAAGGCTTCGAGCAACGCCAAAGGCTGGCGCAACATGGCCCAAAGCACAGCAACCGTTCCCCCCGACGGGTCATCCACCAGATGGCCGAACTTCTCCTTGAGGAAGCGATCCGACAACGAGGAGTCCACCATCGGCTGAATCCAGCCGGTGACCAACACGACCCAGGCGAAGGACACGAGCATCAATAAGGCTCCGGTGATGCGTTGGTCGGGACGACGCACCAGGGCCCAGAGCCCAAGCGAAAACAACAGCAAGCCACTGTCTTCCCGCACTAACAGCAACAGGGCGCCAAACAGGCACACCCGCCAACGGCAGCCGTCGAGGAGACCTCCCACCACCAGAAAGGCCAACAAGGGCAGCCAAACCAGATCGTGAAAGTTCTCCAAGGCCGGGCCAATCACCGCACCACTGAGGAAGTAGGCGAGGGTGATCCGCTCAGCCAGGGGCCGCGGAAGTCGAGCGTCGGCCAGTCTCCACAGCACCAGACCTGCGCCAGCGAGCAGCCCCACCTGAAGCAACGGCAGTGCCCACATCCCGAACACAGCCACGAGGGGGGCCATCAGCACGGTTAAGACGTTGGCGTGCTGCCCCAGGTGCAAGTAATCGATGGACGGGAGACCATCGCCGACCACCACCGCCCCTGACAAGACCGATGAGAGGCTGCTTTCAAAGGGTCGACCCTGCGCGGTCGCCCAGAGCTCCTGCAGAAACAGGGCTTGGTCATAGGTTGCGCTGAGGCTGAACAGCCGCCAGGCCTGCAGCGCAAAACAGATCAGGGCAAACAGACCCGCCATCGCCAACACCTTGCGTGGCCACCGGGTTGGGGAAGGCGCATCAAAGCCTCTGGGTCGACGCATGCAGCCGTCCTTGAAGGATTTTGGGCAGGTTACGGAGCGTCCTGCACGGGGCCAAGCAACACGCGCGTTCGCAACAACAACAGATAAATCGAGGCATACAGCACCAGCTCACCCCACTCCTGATCCCGATTGAGGATCAGCTCGGAGAAGGTGCGCGTCGCAATGCAGAACGCCAGTGCAGAAACCGCCAGAAACAGCGGCCAGCTGTAGACAGCGGGAGTGAGGGCCCGGGTCACAGCCGCCATCGATTCAGAACAGTGTTTTGTGAGCGCTTGCATCCAGCGCGGCGCCAGAACCACAACAGCCAAAACCCCAAGGGTCGCTAGGAAGGTGCCCAGATCCAATCGATCCTGAAACCAACCGATGTTGTGCAGGGTCGTCTCGTTCTGCGCGTTGATCTCGTTCAACAAGGGCGGGGTCCGCCAACTGAAGATCACCTGCCCCCAGGCGAGTTCCTCCATCAAGACCAGGGCAAGACATGCTGCGCCGAACTGGAACAGCCGCCCGGGACGGCGTTCCTGCAAACGGGCATTCAAGTCGGAGCCGATCAACCAGGCCGCCCGAGTGGCGAGCACCAGCACCAGCACCTGGCTCCACTCCACAAGGCCACCCTCGCCAAACACCAGATTTTTGTAGGCGTCGCGGTCCGGCGAGCCGGTCTTCAAGCCCACAACCAGCAGAAGAACAAACAACAGCAAACCCCACACCGCACGGGTGCGGCCCTGATGGGCCCATGGATCGGCAACAGACAGCAATCGCAACAGCCCTCGGGAACGGGTTGCCCAGACCGCTAGTCCAGTGCTCACCCCCGCCACAACACCCCAACCAAGATCAGGGTTGGAACCGCCAGAGGCAGACTTCACCAGCTGCACGGCCACCGTCAACAGCGATGCAGCCGCCACCACTAGGAACAATGAAGCGATGGCTGTTTTGAGAGCGCGACCCCGTGTGTAGATCACAGCCACCAACCCGTCCCTTGCGCGAAGCGCAGGTTAAGCAGAGGTTTAGAACCGGAATCTGAGACCGGGGTTCATCCTCCGCACAAGCCAACCGTGATTCAGCAACCCACTGCAGCGAATCCAAGCCAGATCGGAATCATTCCGCTCACGCCACGATCGATCCGAAAACTGCTGATGGCGATCACCGCGGGTTTTTTGGTGGCCCACAGCGTCGTGCAAGTGGGCATTTACGGCTTCGGGGCGGAGAAACATTGGCTCGACAGCCTCAACATGGACCGCGAACTCAACCTGCCCACCCTGTTCAGCAGCGCGCTGTTGCTGATGGCGGCTCTGTTGATGCAACGACTGGGGCAGAGCAGCGATCGCATCGCTTCCCAGGACTGGCGTTTGTTGTCGAAGATTTTCATCTTTCTGGCACTCGACGAAGCCCTCCAGATCCACGAGATCCTGATCATTCCAGGGCTCAGGCGCCAGGTGCACCCCGCTCTGGCATCCACCTGGGTGGTGCCCTACGCGGTTCTCGCCCTCATCCTGCTGTGGAGCTTTCGCCGCTTCCTAGGCTCAATCTCCCGACCAACAGCATCACGGTTGCTGCGATCAGGTGCCGTTTACGTCGGCGGTGCCATCGGCATGGAAATGATCGGCAGCTTCGCCGTTCGATCCAGCCTGATCCGCCTGCATAGCCCCTGGTATGGCGCCATCACAGGCCTGGAGGAAGCCTTGGAGTTGCTCGGCATCGTTTTGCTCATCGATGCACTGTTGCGAGCGCTCCTCGATCAACGCAACAGCATTGATCTCATCCTGCGTCTGGGCGCGGATTCAGACGACAGCTGAACAAAAAAAACCGCCCAATTGGGCGGTTGAAGGAAACGTTGAACTTTCGATCAAAGGGCGTTGCCGCGTGGCAGAACCTCTTCAGGGAAGACGAAGTTTTCGTGCGGCTGGTCAGCCGGTGCCATCCAGGCACGCAGACCTTCATTCAGAAGGATGTTCTTGGTGTAGAAGGTCTCGAATTCGGGATCTTCTGCAGCGCGGATTTCCTGGGACACGAAGTCATAGGCGCGCAGGTTGAGGGCCAGGCCAATGATGCCGATGGAGCTGGTCCATAGGCCCATCACAGGCACGAACAGCATGAAGAAGTGCAGCCAGCGCTTGTTGGAGAAGGCGATACCGAAGATCTGGCTCCAGAAGCGGTTGGCGGTGACCATGGAATAGGTCTCTTCTTCCTGAGTGGGCTCGAACGCCTTGAAGGTGTTGGCCTGCTCACCGTCCTCAAACAGGGTGTTTTCCACGGTGGCGCCGTGAATAGCACAGAGGAGTGCACCGCCGAGGATGCCGGCGACGCCCATCATGTGGAAGGGGTTCAGGGTCCAGTTGTGGAAGCCCTGAAGGAAGAGAAGGAAGCGGAAGATCGCAGCCACACCGAAGGAGGGCGCGAAGAACCAGCTGCTCTGGCCGAGGGGGTACATCAGGAAGACACTGACGAACACCGCAATCGGACCGGAGAAGGCGATGGCGTTGTAAGGGCGGATGCCGACCAGACGAGCGATCTCGAACTGACGGAGCATGAAGCCGATCAGTGCGAAGGCGCCGTGCAGAGCCACGAAGGCCCAGAGGCCGCCGAGCTGACACCAGCGAACGAAGTCGCCCTGAGCCTCAGGGCCCCAGAGCAGCAGCAGGCTGTGACCCATCGCATCAGCGGGGGTGGACACAGCAGCGGTCAGGAAGTTGCAACCTTCCAGGTACGACGAGGCAATGCCGTGGGTGTACCAGGAGGTGACAAAAGTGGTGCCTGTCAGCCAGCCACCGATGGCCAGGTAGGCCGTTGGGAGGAGAAGAATGCCGGACCAGCCGACAAAAACGAAGCGGTCGCGCTTGAGCCAGTCATCGAGGACGTCAAACCATCCCCGCTGTGGCGCGCGTCCTACAGCGATCGTCATGAGAGGTACTTCATGATCCGTTACATGGCCGAGCCTAGGGGGTGATCACCTAAATGGGGCGGCTCCCTGCACCCATTTCGAGGGGATGAGTAGAAATGCGCATTTTTGGACCGACAGGATGCCGGTCCCTCCGCGAAGATGACCCATCGCTTCTTTCCAACGCTGTGTACGTCATCGAACTGGCCCTGCGCATGAGTCCTGTCCCGGTGTCTGTTCAGCGCAAGGAGCATTCAGACGCCGAGGCGCTTTATCAACAGATCCGCCAGGCCCTCGAGAACGGTCAACCGCGGCTGATGGAGCTCACCTGCGAGAAAGTGGAAGGAAAGAAAGTGACGCTGCTCGTCAGTGAAGTTCTCGCCGTTCAGCTTTATGAGAAGGCTGCGGCAGCGGGTGGCAGCAAGCGTCCCGGCTTTTCCTTTGATTCCTGACATATCGACCACCGAATTGAGGGTTGAAGCCGTCAGCTACCGCTGGCCAAACGGCCAACAGGCCCTCAACCGCTGCAACCTGGTCATCCCTGGCCCAGGCCTGTGGATGCTGGTGGGCAGCAATGGAAGCGGCAAAAGCACCCTGTTCCGCCTGATTTCCGGCCTTCTGGAACCCCAGAGCGGACAGATCGCCTGCCGCTCCAAAACAGCCCTGGTGTTTCAAAACCCAGACCATCAGCTTCTGCTCCCCAGTTGCGGCAGCGATCTGATGCTGGGCATGGACCCTGAGGGGGCGCAACAGCATCGCCAGAGCACCATGCGCGAGCTACTGGGCCAGCTCGGCCTCGCCCAGCTGGAGAAGCGGCCGATTCACAGCCTCAGCGGCGGCCAGAAGCAACGCCTGGCGATTGCCGGAGCCCTGGCGAGCGACGCCGGGCTCTTGCTGCTCGATGAACCGACCGCGCTGCTGGATCCCAGCAGCCAATCAACGGTGCTGACCACCGTGCAACGGCTTTGCAAAGACCCCGTCAACCCGATCACGGCGCTGTGGATCACCCACAGGCTTGGTGAATTGGCCTTCGCTGATGGCGCCGCCCGCATGCAGGACGGTCGGATTGGTCCATGGACCCGGGGAACAGAACTGCA is a genomic window containing:
- a CDS encoding 4-amino-4-deoxy-L-arabinose transferase, which encodes MRSGSAPEPAPWVAWAGLGLAAAVLALVGLDGLPLRDFDEATVARVALELRHGLGEAPLLPTLWDKPYLNKAPGLHSLIALVIRATTQSDQLPSEWSIRLAPAMLSCLVVPLGGWLQWLLRPGDRSSALSTSVILLTLLPVARHGRLAMLDGTQLTATALLWLALLQLNRSRCSSLWGAVAGLMASAMLLLKAPLLVPAAVAAGLALAWGREWRSWNNRPAAWLGMMLGLAPGVGWHLWHAHIRGSEALWLWGGDGAGRVLLDAGEGSDLGWRVPLIEVLEGGWPWLPLLPFALVWAWRRRQSRWARWSLASLLTLAGAILPLRTQLPWYSHPLWLPIALLCAPLLAWLVERPLSSTRAPESPNPPWRWLLMQLPSFWCGLGLLLLLLGLGSFSSIGASLVPYRGLAAVLGLGWCSGGWWLRSAAPQRRRLGVISLSCGNLAALALLFHSPLWLWELNETWHVQPVAALARANTGSEIKLKGYDERPSLNWYAEQRIERFKGGPGRRLSDKPQKGCITEGQAGRWTLANCR
- a CDS encoding ABC transporter ATP-binding protein → MRRLRQRVAASVPAFPLIPDISTTELRVEAVSYRWPNGQQALNRCNLVIPGPGLWMLVGSNGSGKSTLFRLISGLLEPQSGQIACRSKTALVFQNPDHQLLLPSCGSDLMLGMDPEGAQQHRQSTMRELLGQLGLAQLEKRPIHSLSGGQKQRLAIAGALASDAGLLLLDEPTALLDPSSQSTVLTTVQRLCKDPVNPITALWITHRLGELAFADGAARMQDGRIGPWTRGTELQRRLQGGTFEG
- a CDS encoding ArnT family glycosyltransferase translates to MRPHPALSGTAPRRAWLPIAMGSLLRLVQIWMPVLGVHSWRQADTAAMARHFSLAGTPIWLPQVDWGGASAGFVESEFPLYPFLVSRLYGLVGLHEWLGRGLSVFCSALTIWLVMRLGRRWFNPEAGWWAGLAFAIAPLGVYFGRAFQAEALLLICAAGALESLSLWRERRLPWALALSWVCFTSAGLIKVIPLLWLGLPLLVVQLSSNPQGQAPPQQTLPSLVLRLLGRPGFWLYIGTSLMAIAGWYWHAHQLGQASGLSFGFWGSGADRSSISLLLDLNGWINLLVRLSLRLLALVGVPFLLIGLRASWRSGGGQIAISGLVGVLLCTIATMRSSTIHEYYQLPLLLFSSPLIGLGWQTWHQRRPRWQPRLLIGLALVVSLTVLSLDYWAVEHRQRDAWMPLALTIRRDLPSEARIVSVTSTDPTLLNLARRQGWLISSKQLTPERLQRWKRSGASHLAGSFLWDKTYRPMPKRRQQRLREMVEASPRAWVDAGSQTYLIPIDDLQPER
- the psbD gene encoding photosystem II D2 protein (photosystem q(a) protein), encoding MTIAVGRAPQRGWFDVLDDWLKRDRFVFVGWSGILLLPTAYLAIGGWLTGTTFVTSWYTHGIASSYLEGCNFLTAAVSTPADAMGHSLLLLWGPEAQGDFVRWCQLGGLWAFVALHGAFALIGFMLRQFEIARLVGIRPYNAIAFSGPIAVFVSVFLMYPLGQSSWFFAPSFGVAAIFRFLLFLQGFHNWTLNPFHMMGVAGILGGALLCAIHGATVENTLFEDGEQANTFKAFEPTQEEETYSMVTANRFWSQIFGIAFSNKRWLHFFMLFVPVMGLWTSSIGIIGLALNLRAYDFVSQEIRAAEDPEFETFYTKNILLNEGLRAWMAPADQPHENFVFPEEVLPRGNAL
- a CDS encoding pectate lyase — encoded protein: MAVIYTRGRALKTAIASLFLVVAAASLLTVAVQLVKSASGGSNPDLGWGVVAGVSTGLAVWATRSRGLLRLLSVADPWAHQGRTRAVWGLLLFVLLLVVGLKTGSPDRDAYKNLVFGEGGLVEWSQVLVLVLATRAAWLIGSDLNARLQERRPGRLFQFGAACLALVLMEELAWGQVIFSWRTPPLLNEINAQNETTLHNIGWFQDRLDLGTFLATLGVLAVVVLAPRWMQALTKHCSESMAAVTRALTPAVYSWPLFLAVSALAFCIATRTFSELILNRDQEWGELVLYASIYLLLLRTRVLLGPVQDAP
- a CDS encoding glycosyltransferase, coding for MSSTAEREGPTSHSGLSIVLPTFNEGGSIRQVIESLLHLGTDHPLEILIVDDDSRDGTPDLVRALARQDPRIRIIQRVGRSGLASAIKEGLIAALYPIAVVMDSDGQHEPASVGEAVQLLDQEGLDLVAGSRFLDHSEIRGLSDRRTDGSTLANRLARWSLPRSYRHLSDCMSGFIVLRLDRCLPLVRQVDVNGFKFFYELLAISRGRLQVGEIPLRFQPRLHGSSKLDLAVLWDFVVSLIHTATLRLLPRRAISFGLVGASGVVVQLLSTALLMGLFNLAFQQALPVAVITAASSNYLVNNALTFRDRRQSGRQLIRGLLKFLLVASLPALANVGLATSFYTLIQAHALWAQLAGIVVVYVWNYAASSRFVWNSP
- a CDS encoding DUF2079 domain-containing protein; this translates as MTSSPSADSRPSQPRSFPPQLLALCAGLGLLLWGVAATRHGLLQSNAYDLGLFDQWAWLIGSGAAPISSMEQVHVLADHGAWMLYLAGAAYRILPSVHWLLASQALALSCTALPVWWLAEQSGLTRRRCWLVCALWWLQPVVFNAALFDFHPETWVMPAFALALWAEREGRPRLWFGLLLLMLGCRDGLVLITAGMAIDLACRRRWRWSLAAGGLSIGWLLLLSRWLYPLLRDGDGPKAAARMFSHLSGGPISVLSGLDWSGGAEYLLLLCLPCIALWRRASLSTLLIGLPLVLVNLLSASASYRTLVHHYSLPLAVVAVVTCIDGLRRQPQPQRGFPWMLCWAMACWLALAKPWFFSGPYLTRIPQLKAVEEAQALIQPQDAVLTTSYLVPQLSQRTTVGFPKNKQSTLVDAGPWNVLLINPTDPGWGSSGKVQKRLLTQAKDRSWSCRSWPTGLELCRAPVASEQQPRPGNAASGSRSMP